The following coding sequences lie in one Rhizobium rhododendri genomic window:
- a CDS encoding carbohydrate ABC transporter permease produces MEKRTTFNKSTIGILFAVPQLLLIFTFFYWPAGQAVFWSLTLQQPWGGGNIFVGLDNFRSILTNAEYWNSVSRSLVFAAISTGLSMTVGLVLAALTDRQLRGSKFYRVVLIWPYGIAAPALALAFRFILAPEAGIISVVNHWWPGLWDPGLDGFDAMASIIAAFSWKYIGYNFIFFLAAFQSIPRSLIEAAAMDGSGVMRRFKDIQFPLITPTIFFLLVINITESFQDSFGIIDIMTSGGPANSTNLMVYKIYSDGFKGLDFSGAAAQSIILMALIVLLTIFQFRFIERRVHYR; encoded by the coding sequence ATGGAAAAGCGAACAACATTCAACAAGTCGACCATCGGTATACTGTTCGCGGTACCGCAACTCCTTCTCATCTTCACCTTCTTCTATTGGCCGGCGGGTCAGGCGGTCTTCTGGTCGCTGACGCTGCAGCAGCCCTGGGGCGGCGGCAATATCTTCGTCGGACTCGACAATTTCAGATCGATCCTCACCAATGCCGAATACTGGAACTCGGTCAGCCGCAGTCTCGTGTTTGCGGCAATCAGTACCGGCTTGTCGATGACGGTGGGTCTCGTGCTCGCGGCTCTGACAGACAGGCAGTTGAGAGGCTCGAAGTTCTACAGGGTCGTGCTCATCTGGCCGTACGGAATTGCCGCGCCCGCGCTTGCCCTTGCCTTCCGCTTCATCCTGGCACCTGAAGCCGGCATCATTTCCGTGGTGAACCATTGGTGGCCGGGGCTTTGGGATCCGGGCCTCGATGGTTTCGATGCGATGGCATCCATCATCGCCGCGTTTTCATGGAAATACATCGGCTACAATTTCATCTTTTTCCTCGCCGCCTTCCAGAGCATCCCCCGGTCCCTCATTGAAGCCGCCGCCATGGATGGTTCAGGTGTCATGCGGCGCTTCAAGGACATTCAGTTTCCGCTGATCACACCGACGATCTTTTTCCTGCTCGTCATCAACATCACCGAGAGCTTCCAGGACTCGTTCGGCATCATCGACATCATGACATCGGGAGGCCCAGCAAACTCCACGAACCTGATGGTCTACAAGATCTATTCCGATGGCTTCAAAGGCCTCGATTTTTCCGGCGCGGCTGCCCAGAGCATCATATTGATGGCCCTGATCGTCTTGCTTACCATTTTCCAGTTCCGCTTCATCGAGCGGCGCGTGCACTACCGCTGA
- a CDS encoding extracellular solute-binding protein, protein MGLPGVKRCLTAAGAAAISLSLALPAAAAPVKFDFWFGLSGDLERVVQQMCKNFNESQKDYEVACVSQGNYDATLQNTIAAFRAGKQPAVVQVYDAGTASMMLSGAYYPAGKLMEENGYKIDWNDYFPGIARYYATSKGELLSFPFNSSTALLYWNKDSFAKIGKTEAPKTWEEAADDMKALKTAGYQCPMAINISNNESWQLMEQFSAIHNQPIATKNNGYDGLDARLTVNKTLFVKYVTDLKSWYDQGLIKIKNKDLGQDMVQAFASGDCQMIMTSVGDHGTVGKTQKAGMAWDVAELPVYAGTERKNSLVGGASLWVLQGKSKDEYKAAAAFLNFIHDPKTALFWSTNTGYIPVTKSGFDYMKSTGFYDKAPYKGREVAIASLTASEPTPITRGIRLGNFTQIRAEFGTQMQAIFSNKVSVKEGIDNLVKNGDANLERFEQTYKGKTLP, encoded by the coding sequence ATGGGTCTGCCGGGCGTGAAGCGCTGCCTGACGGCTGCTGGCGCTGCGGCGATCAGCCTGTCGCTCGCTCTGCCGGCTGCCGCTGCGCCGGTCAAGTTCGACTTCTGGTTCGGCCTGTCGGGCGACCTAGAACGCGTCGTCCAGCAGATGTGCAAGAACTTCAACGAGTCGCAGAAGGACTACGAAGTCGCCTGCGTCAGCCAGGGCAACTACGACGCCACGCTGCAGAACACCATTGCCGCGTTCCGCGCCGGCAAGCAGCCGGCCGTCGTGCAGGTCTATGACGCCGGCACGGCATCGATGATGCTGTCGGGCGCGTATTATCCTGCCGGCAAGCTGATGGAAGAAAACGGCTACAAGATCGACTGGAACGACTATTTCCCGGGCATCGCCCGCTACTATGCGACCTCCAAGGGCGAGCTGCTCTCCTTCCCGTTCAACTCCTCGACCGCTTTGCTCTACTGGAACAAGGACTCCTTTGCCAAGATCGGCAAGACGGAAGCACCGAAGACGTGGGAAGAAGCAGCCGACGACATGAAGGCGCTGAAGACCGCCGGTTACCAATGCCCGATGGCGATCAACATCTCCAACAACGAGAGCTGGCAGTTGATGGAGCAGTTCTCTGCCATCCACAACCAGCCGATCGCAACCAAGAACAACGGCTATGACGGCCTCGACGCCCGCCTGACGGTCAACAAGACCCTGTTCGTCAAGTACGTGACCGACCTCAAGAGCTGGTATGATCAGGGTCTCATCAAGATCAAGAACAAGGATCTTGGCCAGGACATGGTCCAGGCCTTCGCATCCGGCGATTGCCAGATGATCATGACGTCGGTCGGCGATCACGGCACGGTCGGCAAGACCCAGAAGGCCGGCATGGCCTGGGACGTTGCCGAACTTCCGGTCTATGCCGGCACCGAGCGCAAGAATTCGCTCGTCGGCGGCGCTTCGCTCTGGGTTCTGCAGGGCAAGTCCAAGGATGAGTACAAGGCCGCGGCTGCCTTCCTCAACTTCATCCACGATCCGAAGACCGCGCTCTTCTGGTCGACCAACACCGGCTACATCCCCGTTACCAAGTCGGGGTTCGATTACATGAAGTCCACCGGCTTCTACGACAAGGCACCCTACAAGGGCCGCGAAGTCGCCATCGCGAGCCTGACGGCCTCCGAGCCTACGCCGATCACCCGCGGTATCCGTCTCGGCAACTTCACGCAGATCCGCGCTGAATTCGGCACCCAGATGCAGGCGATCTTCTCCAACAAGGTCAGCGTCAAGGAAGGCATCGACAACCTCGTCAAGAACGGCGACGCCAACCTCGAACGCTTCGAACAGACCTACAAGGGCAAGACCCTGCCCTGA
- a CDS encoding thermonuclease family protein: protein MAQRRSTRKPARRTAKKKSGGGGSILPWLAVATVLAIVGYDHWQSIKPELTTLAKGTVAAPVVAALPSPAARPQAPAVRAVDNSPVPPAPIPVAMPVPTPSPQPASALTATSVSESFGLCGQGTHINCVFDGSTFWVRGTRIRIADIDTPTLGPSRCVEEERRANAAKLRLLSLLNAGPFTLQPASSTTEPAGTTQRRVLRAGQSFGDTLVREGLAHRRMDRPVSWCA, encoded by the coding sequence ATGGCACAAAGGCGCAGCACGCGAAAACCAGCCCGCAGGACGGCCAAAAAGAAAAGCGGCGGCGGCGGAAGCATTCTGCCATGGTTGGCCGTTGCGACAGTGCTGGCGATTGTCGGATACGATCACTGGCAGTCCATCAAGCCTGAATTGACGACCCTGGCAAAGGGCACCGTTGCTGCACCCGTGGTAGCCGCCCTCCCGTCACCGGCTGCCAGGCCGCAGGCTCCGGCCGTCCGTGCCGTGGACAACAGCCCGGTTCCGCCAGCGCCCATTCCCGTCGCCATGCCCGTTCCGACACCGAGCCCGCAGCCGGCCTCCGCCTTGACTGCGACATCCGTCTCCGAAAGCTTCGGTCTTTGCGGCCAGGGCACGCATATCAACTGCGTCTTCGACGGCAGCACGTTCTGGGTCCGCGGCACGAGGATCCGCATTGCCGATATCGACACACCGACGCTCGGCCCCTCGCGTTGCGTCGAGGAAGAGCGGCGCGCCAATGCCGCCAAGCTGCGCCTTCTCTCCTTGCTCAACGCCGGCCCGTTTACGCTCCAGCCGGCATCGTCGACCACAGAGCCTGCGGGCACAACGCAGCGTCGCGTCCTGCGCGCCGGCCAGTCCTTCGGGGATACCCTGGTGCGCGAGGGCCTCGCCCACCGTCGCATGGACCGCCCTGTTTCCTGGTGCGCCTGA
- a CDS encoding phosphoethanolamine transferase: MTDHAGGGGRHSFRPRVGSVTLCLLTSLYIVLFTNYTFWTRAHTYLSSDPIAFVAFVVGVCALISAVMIIPSAKYLIKPALVFFVLVASVSSWFTDQFGTIIDREMIRNAAVTTTAEAGHLITVGFATHVILTGILPSLFIIWVRVLHRPFLSKLGYNLAVIAPCLAIFVVAGLSFSRTYAAVGRKNPDLVLTLNPFVPIVSAVKYLVGTERDRNIVAAPIGTDAHRTAPGQKPRVTIIVAGETARAQNFSLGGYGRDTNPELKKQDIVYFPNTTSCGTATATSIPCMFSIYARAEYSHRKGLETQNLLDVLSYAKVNVTWLDNDTGAYGVADRVPYTFLPKAADPRFCKDGECLDAILLDKLDDYLANAKQDSVLVLHQLGSHGPAYYLRYPENFRRFTPDCRAAEFGSCKPEEIVNAYDNSILYTDHIVSEVINRLKAHQGNVAGAMIYVSDHGESLGENGLYLHGAPYVIAPAEQTRVPFLVWLAGDLQASAGFDMACLLARAGASYSHDNFFHSVLGLMDIGTKVYDPALDIFASCRKKVAGAPSPG, encoded by the coding sequence TTGACCGATCATGCCGGCGGGGGCGGGCGCCATTCATTCCGTCCACGAGTAGGCAGCGTCACGCTTTGCCTGTTGACGAGCCTCTACATCGTCCTTTTCACCAACTACACATTCTGGACGCGGGCTCACACCTACCTCTCGAGCGATCCTATCGCCTTCGTGGCTTTCGTCGTCGGCGTCTGCGCGCTGATATCGGCCGTGATGATCATTCCCTCGGCAAAGTACCTGATCAAGCCGGCGCTGGTCTTCTTCGTCCTGGTAGCCTCGGTATCGTCCTGGTTCACCGACCAGTTCGGAACGATCATTGATCGCGAGATGATCCGCAATGCGGCGGTGACGACCACAGCCGAGGCGGGGCACCTGATCACGGTAGGCTTTGCCACCCATGTGATCCTGACCGGCATCCTGCCGTCGCTTTTCATCATCTGGGTGCGGGTCCTTCATCGGCCGTTTCTCAGCAAGCTCGGCTATAATCTCGCAGTCATTGCCCCATGCCTTGCCATATTCGTGGTAGCCGGCCTTAGCTTTTCGCGCACCTACGCTGCCGTCGGCCGCAAGAACCCGGATCTCGTCCTGACGCTCAACCCCTTCGTGCCGATCGTCAGCGCCGTCAAATATCTCGTCGGCACGGAACGAGACCGTAACATCGTTGCCGCCCCCATCGGCACGGACGCGCACCGGACTGCGCCGGGCCAGAAGCCACGGGTCACGATCATCGTCGCCGGCGAGACGGCGAGGGCGCAGAATTTCTCGCTCGGAGGCTACGGACGCGATACCAATCCGGAATTGAAGAAGCAGGATATCGTCTATTTCCCCAACACGACGAGTTGCGGCACCGCGACGGCGACCTCGATCCCGTGCATGTTTTCCATCTACGCCCGCGCCGAGTACAGCCACCGCAAGGGACTGGAGACCCAGAACCTGCTGGATGTGCTTTCCTATGCCAAGGTCAACGTCACCTGGCTGGACAACGACACCGGCGCTTATGGCGTCGCCGACCGCGTGCCCTACACCTTCCTGCCGAAGGCGGCCGATCCGCGCTTCTGCAAGGACGGCGAATGCCTCGATGCCATCCTCCTCGACAAGCTCGACGACTACCTCGCCAACGCCAAGCAGGACAGCGTTCTGGTGCTCCACCAGCTGGGAAGCCACGGCCCTGCCTACTACCTACGCTATCCCGAGAATTTTCGGCGCTTCACCCCGGATTGCCGCGCTGCCGAGTTCGGAAGCTGCAAGCCCGAAGAGATTGTCAACGCCTACGACAATTCCATCCTCTATACCGACCACATCGTCTCGGAGGTCATCAACAGGCTGAAGGCTCATCAAGGCAACGTGGCGGGCGCGATGATCTACGTCTCCGACCATGGCGAATCGCTCGGCGAAAACGGCCTCTATCTCCACGGCGCACCCTATGTCATTGCCCCGGCGGAGCAGACGCGTGTGCCGTTTCTCGTCTGGCTGGCAGGCGACCTGCAGGCGTCTGCCGGCTTCGACATGGCCTGCCTTTTGGCCAGGGCAGGGGCGTCCTACTCCCACGACAACTTCTTTCACAGCGTGCTCGGCCTGATGGACATCGGCACCAAGGTCTATGACCCCGCCCTCGACATCTTCGCCAGCTGCCGGAAAAAGGTGGCTGGGGCGCCAAGTCCGGGATAG
- a CDS encoding ETC complex I subunit, with product MSAKIYRPAKTAMQSGKAKTHSWVLEFDQESPRKIDPIMGYTSSDDMRQQLKLSFESQELAEAYATRNGIEYRVIPPKETVRQTVSYTDNFRFNRNQPWTH from the coding sequence ATGTCTGCAAAGATCTACCGTCCGGCGAAGACCGCCATGCAATCCGGCAAGGCCAAGACCCACAGCTGGGTTCTGGAGTTTGACCAGGAAAGCCCGCGAAAGATCGATCCGATCATGGGCTACACCTCGTCCGACGACATGCGCCAGCAACTGAAGCTTTCATTCGAAAGCCAGGAGCTGGCCGAGGCCTACGCAACCCGCAACGGCATCGAGTATCGGGTAATCCCGCCGAAGGAAACCGTCCGCCAGACTGTTTCCTACACCGACAACTTTCGCTTCAATCGCAACCAGCCCTGGACGCACTGA
- a CDS encoding cation diffusion facilitator family transporter, producing the protein MDRSLKIALGSFVVSIVVLAIKYAAFWITGSVALFSDALESIINVVTAMAVIFAIKAAAVPPDEQHPYGHHKAEYLSAVVVGTMIVGAAIAILNEAYHGFIAPKPIDAPWTGMIVSTAATILNIGWSYVLINQGKLHRSASLVADGKHLMADVVTSLGVLIGVALVIFTGIIQLDAIIAALVALHVLWSGWGVIRESASGLLDEAAPPEELALIRGVISANASDALEAHALRTRHAGRVTFIDFHLVVPTAMTVGDAHTICDRIEAALKQAVSGAITTIHVEPEDKAKHKGVIVI; encoded by the coding sequence ATGGACCGGTCACTGAAAATCGCACTCGGCAGTTTCGTTGTCAGCATCGTCGTGCTGGCCATTAAATATGCTGCGTTCTGGATCACCGGCAGCGTCGCGCTGTTCTCCGACGCGCTGGAGAGCATCATCAACGTCGTCACCGCTATGGCCGTCATTTTCGCTATCAAGGCAGCCGCGGTGCCGCCGGACGAGCAGCATCCCTACGGTCACCACAAGGCTGAATATCTCTCTGCCGTAGTGGTCGGCACAATGATCGTCGGCGCCGCAATTGCCATTCTCAACGAAGCCTATCATGGCTTCATCGCCCCGAAGCCGATCGATGCACCCTGGACCGGCATGATCGTCAGCACCGCCGCCACGATCCTCAACATCGGCTGGAGCTACGTCCTCATAAACCAGGGAAAGCTCCACCGGTCGGCCTCCTTGGTCGCCGATGGCAAGCATCTGATGGCGGATGTCGTCACCTCGCTCGGCGTGCTCATCGGCGTGGCGCTGGTAATCTTCACCGGCATCATCCAGCTGGATGCGATCATTGCCGCGCTGGTGGCGCTGCATGTGCTGTGGAGCGGATGGGGCGTCATCCGCGAAAGCGCCAGCGGCCTGCTTGACGAAGCCGCCCCGCCCGAAGAACTTGCGCTGATCCGCGGGGTGATTTCCGCCAATGCCAGCGACGCTCTCGAGGCGCACGCTCTGCGGACACGGCATGCCGGCCGCGTCACATTCATCGACTTCCACCTCGTCGTCCCGACCGCAATGACCGTCGGCGACGCCCATACGATTTGCGACAGGATCGAGGCCGCCCTGAAGCAAGCCGTGTCGGGCGCTATCACGACCATCCATGTCGAGCCGGAAGACAAGGCGAAGCACAAGGGCGTGATCGTTATCTGA
- a CDS encoding cysteine hydrolase family protein: MRKSKTLRKTATPAMIAAALACNVALSGAASAQTIIDTWKEVKVPSPPELKPVKVDLPTTALLLLDFNGAQDPTKGPCNSKTKPRCLESLPKVAKLLSEARAKGMLVVYSLAGAGTKADIATVLAPRDGEAIVKSGPDKFVNTDLDKILAAKGIKSVIVTGTASEGAVLATASDAAFHGMNIILPVDAMSSTELYAEQYVAWHMTHAPGVAAKTTLTAIDMISF, encoded by the coding sequence ATGAGGAAATCGAAGACATTACGTAAAACCGCAACCCCTGCCATGATCGCTGCGGCGCTGGCCTGCAACGTCGCCTTATCCGGTGCAGCGTCGGCGCAGACGATCATCGATACCTGGAAAGAGGTGAAGGTACCGTCTCCACCCGAACTCAAGCCGGTGAAGGTCGATCTGCCAACAACAGCGTTGCTGCTTCTCGATTTCAATGGCGCGCAGGATCCGACCAAGGGGCCATGCAACAGCAAGACCAAGCCCCGGTGCCTAGAGTCGCTTCCAAAGGTTGCCAAGCTGTTGTCCGAGGCGCGCGCCAAGGGCATGCTCGTGGTCTACAGCCTCGCAGGCGCCGGCACCAAAGCCGACATTGCCACCGTTCTGGCGCCTCGGGATGGCGAGGCGATCGTCAAATCCGGCCCGGACAAGTTCGTCAATACCGACCTCGACAAGATCCTGGCAGCCAAGGGGATCAAGAGCGTCATCGTCACCGGTACGGCATCCGAGGGAGCCGTGCTTGCGACCGCGAGCGACGCTGCATTTCACGGCATGAACATCATCCTGCCTGTCGACGCTATGTCGTCGACCGAACTCTATGCCGAGCAATATGTCGCGTGGCACATGACACACGCACCGGGCGTCGCGGCCAAGACGACATTGACGGCGATCGACATGATCTCGTTCTGA
- a CDS encoding potassium transporter Kup, which translates to MTAVPRDTSAPAKGLPSILFPMIGSIGVVYGDIGTSPLYAFREALRPFVEDGVTRGEILGLVSLMLWTLTVIVTFKYVLFLLRADNDGEGGTLSLLALLAKKSSRYKNGLLFAALIGTALFIGDAMITPALSVLSAVEGLKLVTPVFSTYVVPIAVVIMILLFAIQSRGTATVSRFFGPITLLWFLVIALGGLSHIIESPSILTALNPIHAVRFIAHAGTVGLVVLGAVFLTVTGAEALYADLGHFGRKPIQAAWFFVVFPSLALNYLGQGALVLHDRAAAANPFFLMFPDWALLPVVILATCATIIASQAVITGAFSLARQAIHLGLLPRLEICFTSETNTGQIYLPTVNAILLIGVLGLIFLFRSSDSLATAYGISVTGAMVVTTILSIQFVRLFWKWSLATALAVLLPLLALECIFLAANLLKITEGGYIPVLIAGALIVMMWTWRKGTGLLKLKAARNDVPLTQFIGSIERKSNHAPVSVPGTAVFLTSFPDLTPNVLLHNLKHNHALHNQNIILTIKTIPRPMVPEGERYIIESLSKRFMKMELRFGFMETQDVSKALSLCRKDGFKFDIMTTSFYIGRRKLVGSPTSGMPLWQDRLFIRMAGLAIDPSDHFHLPNNRVVEIGEQVII; encoded by the coding sequence ATGACAGCCGTGCCGCGCGATACCTCCGCACCTGCCAAGGGCCTGCCGAGCATCCTGTTTCCGATGATCGGTTCCATCGGTGTCGTCTATGGTGATATCGGCACGAGCCCGCTCTACGCCTTCCGTGAGGCACTGCGACCCTTTGTCGAAGACGGCGTGACACGCGGCGAGATCCTCGGCCTCGTGTCGCTGATGCTCTGGACGCTGACCGTCATCGTGACGTTCAAATATGTTCTTTTCTTGCTGCGTGCCGACAATGACGGCGAGGGCGGCACGCTCTCCCTGCTTGCTCTGCTCGCGAAGAAATCGAGCCGCTACAAGAATGGCCTGCTGTTTGCAGCGCTGATCGGCACCGCCCTGTTCATCGGCGACGCGATGATTACGCCAGCTCTGTCGGTGCTGTCTGCCGTCGAGGGGCTGAAGCTGGTGACCCCGGTGTTCTCGACCTATGTGGTACCGATCGCCGTCGTCATCATGATCTTGCTGTTTGCCATCCAGTCGCGCGGCACGGCCACAGTCTCGCGCTTTTTCGGTCCTATCACCCTTCTCTGGTTCCTGGTGATCGCCCTCGGTGGCCTGTCGCATATCATCGAGTCCCCCTCCATTCTGACCGCACTCAACCCGATCCATGCCGTCCGCTTCATCGCCCATGCCGGGACGGTGGGGCTTGTCGTGCTCGGCGCCGTGTTCCTGACGGTGACGGGTGCTGAAGCGCTCTACGCCGATCTCGGACATTTCGGTCGCAAGCCGATCCAGGCTGCCTGGTTTTTCGTGGTCTTTCCGTCGCTGGCATTGAATTATCTCGGGCAGGGCGCATTGGTTCTGCATGACCGCGCCGCAGCCGCCAATCCGTTCTTCCTGATGTTTCCGGACTGGGCGCTGCTGCCCGTCGTCATCCTCGCTACCTGCGCAACCATCATTGCCAGCCAGGCTGTCATTACCGGCGCTTTTTCGCTAGCTCGGCAGGCAATCCACCTGGGTCTTCTTCCGCGCCTTGAAATCTGCTTTACCTCCGAAACCAACACCGGGCAGATTTACCTGCCGACCGTCAACGCCATCCTGCTGATCGGCGTGCTCGGGCTCATCTTCCTGTTCAGGAGTTCGGATTCTCTCGCCACCGCCTACGGCATCTCGGTGACCGGCGCCATGGTGGTGACGACCATCCTCTCCATCCAGTTTGTGCGTCTTTTCTGGAAATGGTCGCTGGCAACGGCACTTGCCGTTCTGCTGCCGCTGCTGGCGCTCGAATGTATCTTCCTTGCCGCAAACCTGCTGAAGATCACCGAAGGCGGCTACATTCCCGTGCTGATCGCCGGTGCACTCATCGTTATGATGTGGACCTGGCGAAAGGGCACCGGCCTGTTGAAGCTGAAGGCCGCCCGCAACGACGTCCCGCTGACGCAATTCATTGGCTCTATCGAGCGCAAGAGCAACCACGCGCCCGTCTCCGTGCCCGGCACTGCCGTGTTTCTCACCAGCTTTCCGGATCTGACCCCGAACGTGCTGCTCCATAACCTGAAGCACAACCACGCACTTCACAACCAGAACATCATCCTGACGATCAAGACCATCCCTCGACCGATGGTCCCGGAAGGCGAGCGCTACATCATCGAATCGCTGTCGAAGCGGTTCATGAAGATGGAATTGCGCTTCGGTTTCATGGAGACGCAGGATGTGTCGAAGGCCCTGAGCCTCTGTCGCAAGGATGGCTTCAAGTTCGATATCATGACGACCTCTTTCTACATCGGTCGCCGCAAGCTGGTGGGTAGCCCGACCTCCGGCATGCCGCTCTGGCAGGACCGATTGTTCATTCGCATGGCGGGCCTTGCGATCGATCCTTCCGATCACTTTCACCTGCCCAATAACCGCGTGGTCGAGATCGGCGAGCAGGTCATCATCTAG
- a CDS encoding mechanosensitive ion channel family protein, whose protein sequence is MPFAKIFYCLWKMAALVAILLAGTLAHAQQAPPVAAGQQKVDQLIKLLDDPEVRALLAAQRPSTTTTAMMPNMSASALTTLLNGVQGHLLAVREAIPLVPGEFSRAGTTIMAGVDNRSATHVFLLFLLLVALGLAAEYGFSLLVGHLHAGRSAIPGDPTPVRSIHTLGRHLFGELAPLVIFAIASVGMFLMVSWPPLLLDLIVPTLLGLIAARLVIRLCRIVLAPSAAKSATTQARLIPMDDAAARFWFSRVVVFTLTFFVGWAAEGIMGALGFLAPVRAAVGYAIGVGLLAIAIEIVWRRPRPIDRPRHQGIFHWLATFWLCVIWALWVAGLDVMMLLCTYVIVIPAALRISSGVVRSAFAAQGGPGGADSPVYQVLVERGLRATIIAVAILWLTMIVSLQTSAMVENAQVAGIIRGALTGIVILLAADIVWQIAKALINHRLALARAHEGNDAEVARSGRLLTLLPIFRNFLAMLIIAISAMMVLSALGIEVGPLIAGAGIFGVAIGFGSQTLVKDIISGIFYMTDDAFRVGEYIQSGTYKGTVESFSLRSVRLRHHRGPIFTVPFGVLGAVENMSRDWVIDKFLISVSYETDVAVVKKLVKGIGAELLEDPELGPKIIESLKMKGVEQFGDYGINLSFAVMAKPGEQSMIRRRALALIREAFTANGIEFASPTVRVGNDERAAEAVAALTSNNNALAQKKLAGEAAQ, encoded by the coding sequence ATGCCGTTTGCCAAAATATTTTACTGTCTTTGGAAAATGGCAGCGCTGGTCGCCATCCTGTTGGCTGGTACGCTGGCGCATGCCCAGCAAGCTCCTCCCGTGGCTGCAGGCCAGCAGAAGGTCGACCAGCTGATCAAGTTGCTCGACGACCCCGAGGTTCGTGCTCTGCTCGCCGCCCAGAGGCCCTCCACCACCACGACTGCGATGATGCCCAACATGTCAGCCTCCGCGCTGACGACGCTGCTCAACGGCGTTCAGGGCCACCTTCTCGCGGTCCGGGAGGCAATCCCGCTGGTTCCCGGCGAATTCTCCCGGGCCGGGACGACGATCATGGCGGGGGTCGATAACCGGAGCGCAACGCACGTTTTTCTGCTGTTCCTGCTGCTGGTGGCACTGGGCCTCGCTGCCGAGTACGGTTTCAGTCTTCTCGTCGGCCACCTCCACGCCGGACGTTCCGCCATCCCCGGAGATCCGACACCTGTGCGGAGCATCCATACGCTCGGTCGCCACCTGTTTGGCGAACTGGCGCCTCTGGTGATTTTCGCCATCGCCAGCGTGGGCATGTTCCTGATGGTGAGCTGGCCGCCACTGCTGCTGGACCTGATCGTGCCGACGCTTCTGGGACTGATCGCCGCCCGTCTGGTGATACGTCTCTGCCGGATCGTCCTGGCGCCCTCAGCCGCCAAGTCCGCTACGACACAGGCCCGCCTGATCCCGATGGACGACGCAGCGGCGCGGTTCTGGTTCTCGCGCGTCGTCGTGTTCACGCTGACATTCTTCGTGGGTTGGGCGGCGGAAGGTATCATGGGCGCGCTCGGCTTTCTTGCGCCGGTGCGGGCTGCCGTCGGATATGCCATCGGCGTCGGGCTGCTGGCCATTGCCATCGAGATCGTCTGGCGCCGGCCACGACCGATCGATCGTCCGCGCCACCAAGGGATATTCCACTGGCTGGCGACATTCTGGCTTTGCGTCATCTGGGCGCTATGGGTGGCAGGGCTGGATGTGATGATGCTGCTCTGTACCTACGTTATCGTGATCCCTGCAGCGCTGCGGATATCGTCCGGGGTCGTTCGAAGCGCCTTTGCGGCTCAGGGAGGACCGGGAGGGGCGGATAGCCCCGTCTATCAGGTCTTGGTCGAGCGCGGCCTGCGGGCCACGATCATCGCAGTAGCCATTTTGTGGCTCACCATGATCGTCAGCCTGCAAACAAGCGCGATGGTGGAAAATGCGCAAGTCGCGGGCATCATTCGCGGCGCCCTGACGGGCATCGTCATCCTTTTGGCGGCCGATATCGTCTGGCAGATCGCCAAGGCGCTGATCAACCACCGTCTCGCCCTTGCGCGTGCCCACGAAGGCAATGACGCCGAAGTTGCCCGCAGTGGCCGGCTGCTAACGCTACTTCCCATCTTTCGAAACTTCCTCGCGATGCTCATCATCGCCATTTCCGCCATGATGGTTCTCTCGGCACTCGGCATCGAGGTCGGGCCGCTCATCGCCGGCGCCGGTATCTTCGGGGTTGCGATAGGCTTCGGATCGCAGACGCTGGTGAAGGATATCATCAGCGGCATTTTCTACATGACGGACGACGCATTCCGGGTCGGAGAATACATCCAGAGCGGCACCTACAAGGGCACCGTCGAATCCTTCAGCCTGCGGTCCGTCAGGTTGCGCCATCACCGCGGCCCGATCTTCACCGTGCCTTTCGGCGTGCTCGGGGCGGTCGAGAACATGTCGCGTGACTGGGTCATCGACAAGTTCCTGATCTCGGTCAGCTACGAGACGGACGTCGCTGTGGTAAAAAAGCTGGTGAAAGGCATCGGCGCGGAACTGCTCGAAGATCCGGAACTGGGGCCGAAGATTATCGAGTCCCTCAAGATGAAAGGTGTCGAGCAGTTCGGGGACTACGGTATTAACCTGAGCTTCGCGGTCATGGCAAAGCCCGGCGAGCAGTCGATGATCCGGCGTCGCGCATTGGCGCTGATCCGCGAGGCCTTTACTGCCAACGGCATCGAATTTGCCTCGCCGACAGTCCGTGTCGGCAATGACGAGCGGGCAGCTGAGGCGGTTGCAGCACTGACCTCGAACAACAATGCTCTCGCCCAGAAGAAGCTTGCGGGCGAGGCGGCGCAGTAG